The following coding sequences lie in one Bacillus rossius redtenbacheri isolate Brsri chromosome 13, Brsri_v3, whole genome shotgun sequence genomic window:
- the LOC134538636 gene encoding uncharacterized protein LOC134538636 — protein sequence MSGRARPRATGETPGRKGSGRQEVFRHRGGEYRVVRMPADGNCLFHSLAFCLGRGCDHVAVRRRAVQHVVAHWDRRFGPALGAYLSDGATPVRTAPGYAAYMARPGVFGGDAELCAASEVYGARVEVFVRARPQDRPHVYDGGSKRSAVRLLFSGGPDRGHYDAVMPLREFSSAPPAGGGDTAVSGANPYMAYNIAFSTLFLLCFSLLAVQLSMTPVKY from the exons ATGAGCGGCAGGGCGAGGCCCCGGGCCACTGGGGAGACCCCGGGGAGGAAGGGCAGCGGCCGCCAGGAGGTGTTCAGGCACCGCGGCGGCGAGTACCGCGTGGTGCGCATGCCGGCGGACGGCAACTGCCTCTTCCACTCGCTGGCCTTCTGCCTGGGGCGAGGCTGCGACCACGTGGCCGTGAGGCGGCGCGCCGTCCAGCACGTGGTGGCCCACTGGGACCGCAG GTTCGGCCCGGCGCTGGGCGCCTACCTCAGCGACGGGGCGACGCCGGTGAGGACGGCCCCCGGCTACGCCGCCTACATGGCGCGCCCCGGGGTGTTCGGCGGGGACGCCGAGCTCTGCGCCGCCTCCGAGGTTTACGGCGCCCGGGTGGAGGTGTTCGTGCGGGCCCGCCCCCAGGACCGCCCCCACGTGTACGACGGCGGCTCCAAGAGGTCGGCGGTGCGCCTGCTCTTCAGCGGCGGCCCCGACCGCGGGCACTACGACGCGGTGATGCCCCTCCGGGAATTCTCGAGCGCTCCCCCAGCGGGAGGAGGGGACACGGCCGTCAGCGGCGCCAACCCTTACATGGCTTACAACATCGCCTTCTCCACGCTGTTCCTGCTGTGCTTCAGTCTCCTGGCGGTGCAGCTGTCGATGACGCCCGTCAAGTACTGA